The Campylobacter concisus genome has a window encoding:
- a CDS encoding Mur ligase family protein, with protein sequence MSIFLSISTVLFIFALAFYVITCFQWFSYRPERVLFHFTKPAWHVLFFIVPLVLFYTTGKWFFIYFYFALLPALYLWHKKLDKKLVFTARIKHFFAILACAIILNYALNFIIHKAFLAPMPLFVLVMSLFFSEILEKIKFQGFKNRALKKLGANKELKIILITASYGKTSIKNFLFEILKDSFVCYKTPRSVNTMAGIIKDINENLSEQTQIYIAEAGARLKGDIIEITKFLNPQIVIVGEIGAQHIEYFKTLDNIRATKLEALQSSRLQMAFLHSSTKKEPSQNIEIYDENLKDINANLDGISFTLDGKNYASPLLGKFNATNLAVCVKVARYLKMSDEAINGALSKMKNVEHRLSKIEAGGKLIIDDSFNGNFSGMSASYELVSTYAGRKVLLTPGIVESDAEQNANLAKVINEIFDLVIITSSLNAQTLLKHIVKPKIIILKDKNKMQEILAQNTHAGDLILFSNDAPSFI encoded by the coding sequence ATGAGTATATTTTTAAGCATAAGCACAGTTTTATTTATCTTTGCGCTTGCTTTTTATGTGATCACTTGCTTTCAGTGGTTTTCATATAGGCCTGAGCGCGTGCTCTTTCACTTCACAAAGCCCGCTTGGCACGTCCTTTTCTTCATCGTGCCTTTGGTGCTATTTTACACGACTGGCAAGTGGTTTTTTATATATTTTTACTTTGCGCTTTTGCCAGCTCTTTATCTTTGGCATAAAAAACTTGATAAAAAGCTAGTCTTTACCGCTAGGATAAAGCACTTTTTTGCCATCCTTGCTTGCGCTATCATCTTAAACTACGCTTTAAATTTCATCATCCACAAGGCGTTTTTGGCTCCTATGCCACTTTTTGTCTTGGTCATGAGCCTATTTTTTAGTGAAATTTTAGAAAAGATCAAATTTCAAGGCTTTAAAAACAGGGCGCTTAAAAAACTTGGCGCAAACAAAGAGCTAAAGATCATTTTAATCACCGCAAGCTACGGCAAAACGAGCATCAAAAATTTCTTATTTGAAATTTTAAAAGATAGCTTTGTCTGCTACAAAACGCCACGCAGCGTAAATACAATGGCTGGCATCATCAAAGATATCAATGAAAATTTAAGCGAGCAAACACAAATTTACATAGCAGAAGCAGGCGCTAGGCTAAAGGGCGACATCATAGAGATCACTAAATTTCTAAATCCACAAATAGTAATCGTTGGCGAGATCGGCGCGCAACATATTGAGTACTTTAAAACGCTTGATAATATCCGTGCGACAAAGCTTGAAGCACTTCAAAGCTCTCGCTTGCAAATGGCATTTTTACATAGCTCGACAAAAAAAGAGCCAAGCCAAAATATAGAAATTTACGATGAGAACCTAAAAGATATAAACGCAAATTTAGATGGAATTTCATTTACGCTTGATGGCAAAAACTACGCTTCGCCGCTACTTGGCAAATTTAACGCTACAAATTTGGCCGTCTGCGTCAAGGTGGCAAGATACCTAAAAATGAGCGATGAAGCGATAAATGGTGCGCTATCTAAGATGAAAAACGTCGAGCACCGTCTAAGCAAGATCGAGGCTGGCGGCAAGCTGATAATAGACGATAGCTTCAATGGAAATTTCTCAGGCATGAGCGCAAGCTACGAGCTTGTAAGCACCTACGCTGGCAGAAAAGTGCTGCTAACACCTGGTATCGTCGAGAGCGATGCGGAGCAAAATGCAAATTTGGCCAAGGTGATAAATGAAATTTTCGACCTAGTCATCATCACAAGCTCGCTAAACGCCCAAACTCTGCTAAAACACATCGTAAAGCCAAAGATCATCATCCTAAAGGACAAGAACAAAATGCAAGAAATTTTAGCCCAAAACACGCACGCTGGCGATCTTATACTATTTTCAAACGACGCACCGAGTTTTATATGA
- a CDS encoding D-alanine--D-alanine ligase → MNLGVIFGAKSFEHEISIVSAIVLKNVLKQELKFIFCDANRDFYLIEQKDMRANFFSSGKYKNSKKLFLSKGGFYTHSLFGANKVECDVIINLIHGMDGEDGKIAALFDFYGVKYIGPRLEASALSYNKELTKFLAQKAGVKALDYEMLTRQSEPKFHYPIILKPARLGSSIGVSVVHDDSELAYAKDVAFEFDKDVLVEPFIKGVKEYNLAGCRIDGKIKFSIVEEPKKKEFLDYEQKYLSFSNENKVKEAEISEELKQKLKFNFSKIYDCGFDGAIIRCDFFVIDDEVYLNEINPNPGSLANYLFDDFESTLNALANSLPKEREIKIDYKFINSITSVKGSGKL, encoded by the coding sequence ATGAATTTAGGCGTGATATTTGGAGCAAAGAGTTTTGAGCATGAGATAAGCATAGTAAGCGCGATAGTTTTAAAAAACGTCCTAAAACAGGAGCTAAAATTTATATTTTGCGATGCAAATAGGGACTTTTACCTGATCGAGCAAAAAGATATGAGAGCAAATTTCTTTAGCTCTGGCAAATACAAAAACTCAAAAAAGCTATTTTTATCTAAAGGCGGCTTTTATACACACTCGCTTTTTGGCGCAAACAAAGTTGAATGTGACGTCATTATAAATTTGATCCATGGCATGGACGGCGAAGATGGCAAGATAGCGGCACTTTTTGACTTTTACGGGGTCAAATACATAGGTCCAAGACTTGAAGCAAGCGCGCTTAGCTACAACAAAGAGCTTACTAAATTTCTAGCGCAAAAGGCTGGTGTGAAGGCGCTTGATTACGAGATGCTAACTCGTCAAAGCGAGCCAAAATTTCACTATCCTATTATATTAAAGCCAGCAAGGCTAGGCAGCAGCATCGGCGTGAGCGTCGTGCATGATGATAGTGAGCTTGCCTACGCAAAAGACGTGGCGTTTGAATTTGACAAAGATGTTTTAGTAGAGCCCTTTATAAAAGGCGTCAAAGAGTATAACCTTGCAGGCTGCAGGATCGATGGAAAGATCAAATTTTCTATCGTCGAAGAGCCAAAAAAGAAAGAATTTCTTGACTACGAGCAAAAATATCTAAGTTTTTCAAATGAAAATAAGGTAAAAGAGGCAGAAATTTCTGAAGAGCTAAAGCAAAAGCTTAAATTTAACTTTTCTAAAATTTATGATTGTGGATTTGACGGAGCGATCATTAGATGCGACTTTTTCGTGATAGATGACGAGGTCTATCTAAATGAGATCAATCCAAACCCAGGAAGCCTTGCAAACTATCTATTTGATGACTTTGAAAGCACGCTAAATGCCCTTGCAAACTCACTTCCAAAAGAGCGTGAGATAAAGATTGATTATAAATTTATAAACTCTATCACTTCGGTAAAAGGTAGCGGTAAGCTCTAG
- the murJ gene encoding murein biosynthesis integral membrane protein MurJ: MFIKGFFSNSVGIMTSRILGLIRDLLTASILGAGIFSDLFFIAFKIPNLFRRIFGEGAFTQAFLPNFANSKKKAIFQAEIFIKFLLFIGVLTLLVNLFTPYFIKIIASGLSEQNITDAVPLVRINFYYLALVYIVTFMGALLQYKGHFATTAFSTALLNLAMIASLLLARGKSESVVALYLSFGVVAGGILQVLVHLIAMKFNALNKIFWGGLSGYFKGKRAQSKGFFINFYHGLLGSSAMQISAFMDTWLASFLVSGSISYLFYANRIFQLPLAIFAIALSQALFPKITRLLKQKDEANALVWTKKSFYLLLCALLAATIAGVVLSEFIIWLLFERGNFVRANTIECAKVLSAYLVGLTPFGLAKIFSLWLYANMKQKEAAKISIICLVINLILAVILMQKFGAAGLAFASSLGGFLQLILYIRAFGAKRFLAIIEPKFIAAIAVAAVLLYFGLTFLKDIFNANF; encoded by the coding sequence ATGTTTATAAAAGGCTTTTTTTCAAACTCAGTTGGCATCATGACTTCAAGGATTTTAGGGCTTATAAGAGATCTTTTAACGGCTTCTATCCTTGGTGCTGGCATATTTAGCGACCTCTTTTTTATAGCATTTAAGATACCAAATTTATTTCGCCGCATCTTTGGCGAGGGCGCCTTTACGCAGGCATTTTTACCAAATTTTGCAAATAGCAAGAAAAAAGCGATCTTTCAAGCTGAAATTTTCATCAAATTTCTACTTTTTATAGGTGTTTTGACGCTTCTTGTAAATTTATTTACGCCTTATTTTATAAAGATCATCGCAAGCGGTTTAAGCGAGCAAAATATCACAGACGCGGTGCCGCTCGTGCGCATAAATTTCTACTATCTAGCCCTTGTTTATATCGTCACTTTCATGGGTGCGCTGCTTCAGTATAAAGGGCACTTTGCAACGACTGCGTTTTCTACTGCGCTACTAAATTTAGCCATGATCGCTTCACTACTTTTGGCTCGCGGCAAGAGCGAGAGCGTGGTCGCACTTTATCTTAGCTTTGGCGTCGTTGCAGGCGGCATTTTGCAGGTTTTAGTGCATCTAATCGCTATGAAATTTAACGCCTTAAATAAAATTTTTTGGGGCGGTCTAAGCGGATATTTTAAGGGCAAAAGAGCGCAGAGTAAAGGCTTTTTTATAAATTTCTACCACGGCTTACTTGGCTCAAGTGCGATGCAGATAAGCGCATTTATGGACACTTGGCTGGCTAGTTTTTTGGTAAGTGGCTCGATAAGCTACCTCTTTTATGCAAATAGAATTTTCCAGCTCCCGCTTGCCATCTTTGCGATCGCGCTCTCTCAGGCACTCTTTCCAAAGATCACCAGGCTTTTAAAGCAAAAAGATGAAGCAAACGCCCTAGTTTGGACAAAAAAGAGCTTTTATCTGCTTCTTTGCGCTCTACTAGCAGCCACGATCGCAGGCGTAGTGCTAAGTGAGTTTATCATCTGGCTCTTGTTTGAGAGAGGAAATTTCGTAAGGGCAAACACCATTGAATGCGCCAAGGTGCTAAGTGCCTATTTGGTGGGGCTCACGCCATTTGGACTGGCTAAAATTTTCTCACTTTGGCTTTACGCAAATATGAAGCAAAAAGAGGCAGCTAAAATTTCTATCATCTGCCTTGTGATAAATTTGATCCTAGCAGTCATTTTGATGCAGAAATTTGGAGCTGCTGGCCTTGCATTTGCAAGCTCGCTTGGGGGATTTTTACAGCTTATTTTATACATTAGAGCCTTTGGAGCTAAGCGATTTTTAGCTATAATCGAGCCTAAATTTATAGCTGCTATCGCTGTTGCGGCGGTTTTGCTCTATTTTGGTTTAACATTTTTAAAGGATATATTTAATGCGAATTTTTGA
- a CDS encoding type II toxin-antitoxin system Phd/YefM family antitoxin, translating to MVTFTKDEIYTATEVVRNFSSVLSRVGASELKRAVIVKNNKFEAVLLNMEEYERLCEAVSVLESIYAAKKRENDGE from the coding sequence ATGGTAACTTTTACAAAAGATGAAATTTATACAGCAACCGAGGTGGTTAGAAATTTTAGCTCTGTCCTTTCACGCGTGGGAGCTAGCGAGCTAAAGCGCGCTGTCATCGTTAAAAACAATAAATTTGAAGCAGTCCTTTTAAATATGGAGGAGTACGAGCGCCTTTGCGAGGCAGTAAGCGTGCTTGAGAGCATTTATGCTGCTAAAAAGAGAGAAAACGATGGCGAGTAG
- the truD gene encoding tRNA pseudouridine(13) synthase TruD — MQEATTFKPLYALTHAPIEAYFSKNSDDFVVREIPLYEFSGDGEHLIVEISKKDMMTSDALHALSEVTGAKMRDFGYAGLKDKQGMTTQFISMPRKFESALANFSHEKMKILNLNVHKNKLRIGHLKGNSFFIRLKKVLPSSAKKLEQAFVSIDKMGYANYFGYQRFGKFGDNATTGLELLKNGTINGKKSKNVKLNDFLISAYQSDLFNRHLSKRVEISRFVSDFSLNELGEIYKNFSKNDLKAMKAQESFFKLLPGEVLGHYPFGKLFLCENLDQEAQRFTKRDITSLGLIVGAKAYEASGLAKELEDEIFAEAFSLTSKIAGSRRFNWAYLENTSYKYNEESAHFSLNFTLQKGSYATVVLEEILHKNIFE, encoded by the coding sequence ATGCAAGAAGCCACCACTTTTAAGCCGCTTTATGCGCTTACTCATGCGCCCATCGAGGCATATTTTTCTAAAAATTCAGATGATTTTGTCGTGCGCGAGATACCACTTTATGAATTTAGTGGTGACGGCGAGCACTTGATCGTTGAAATTTCTAAAAAAGATATGATGACAAGCGACGCTTTGCATGCCTTAAGCGAGGTTACAGGGGCTAAGATGCGCGACTTTGGCTATGCTGGGCTAAAAGACAAGCAGGGCATGACAACGCAGTTTATCTCGATGCCTCGTAAATTTGAGAGCGCGCTTGCAAACTTTAGCCATGAAAAGATGAAAATTTTAAATTTAAACGTGCATAAAAACAAGCTTCGCATCGGACACCTAAAAGGCAATAGCTTTTTCATCCGCCTAAAAAAGGTGCTGCCAAGTAGCGCTAAAAAGCTAGAGCAGGCATTTGTCAGCATCGATAAAATGGGCTATGCAAACTACTTTGGCTACCAACGCTTTGGTAAATTTGGCGACAATGCTACAACTGGCCTTGAGCTACTTAAAAACGGCACGATAAATGGCAAAAAGAGCAAAAATGTAAAGCTAAATGACTTTTTGATCTCAGCCTATCAAAGCGATCTTTTTAACCGCCATCTTAGTAAAAGGGTTGAAATTTCAAGGTTTGTAAGCGACTTTAGCCTAAATGAGCTAGGCGAAATTTATAAAAACTTTAGCAAAAACGATCTAAAGGCGATGAAGGCGCAGGAGAGCTTTTTTAAGCTTTTGCCAGGAGAGGTTTTGGGGCACTATCCGTTTGGCAAGCTCTTTTTGTGTGAAAATTTAGATCAAGAGGCGCAAAGATTTACTAAGCGCGATATCACAAGCCTTGGACTTATAGTCGGTGCAAAGGCCTATGAGGCAAGCGGCTTGGCAAAAGAGCTTGAGGATGAAATTTTCGCTGAGGCATTTTCGCTTACTTCAAAGATCGCTGGCTCAAGGCGCTTTAACTGGGCGTATCTTGAAAATACAAGCTACAAATACAACGAAGAAAGCGCTCATTTTAGCTTAAATTTCACACTTCAAAAGGGCTCATACGCCACAGTTGTGTTAGAAGAAATTTTGCATAAAAATATATTTGAGTAG
- the cysS gene encoding cysteine--tRNA ligase, giving the protein MRIFDTSKREKVEFSPIKDGEVSIYLCGPTVYDDAHLGHAKSAVSFDLLRRVLKALGYKVKFARNYTDIDDKILNKMAQTGQSLEEITNKYIAHYESDMGALNVLDPDFKPKATQCLEAIISYIKVLMDRGVAYKTSDGIYFDTSKDSGYFSISGKDNNTDLIARVVCFCEKRDEKDFVLWKFDEKWYESPFGKGRPGWHTECVAMIREFLSDKENDKFEIDIHAGGIDLLFPHHENEASQCRCAYHKNLSKYWMHNGFIKANNEKMSKSLNNSFFVKDALKNVHGEVLRYYLLTSHYRAHFNYSDEDLVASKKRLDKIYRLKKRVDSVQAGMANENFKNELLEALSDDLNASKALASVDEFVKTANERLDNNPKDKAYKAEVVANLELIGEILGIAITNYVEYFQFGVSDEQKEQIKRLLDERAVAKKERNFARADEIRDELAKMNISIMDTPNGAVWERNNE; this is encoded by the coding sequence ATGCGAATTTTTGATACTTCTAAAAGAGAAAAGGTTGAGTTTAGCCCTATTAAAGATGGCGAAGTTAGCATCTATCTGTGCGGTCCAACGGTATATGACGATGCACATTTGGGACATGCAAAGTCAGCCGTTAGCTTTGATCTTTTAAGAAGGGTCTTAAAAGCGCTTGGCTACAAGGTCAAATTTGCAAGAAACTACACCGACATCGACGATAAAATTTTAAATAAAATGGCGCAAACCGGACAAAGCCTAGAGGAGATCACAAACAAATATATAGCGCACTATGAGAGCGACATGGGCGCTTTAAACGTGCTTGATCCAGACTTTAAGCCAAAGGCTACGCAGTGCTTGGAGGCGATCATTAGCTACATCAAAGTGCTTATGGATAGAGGTGTGGCGTATAAAACGAGCGATGGAATTTACTTTGATACGAGCAAGGATAGCGGCTATTTTAGCATCAGCGGTAAGGATAACAACACCGATCTAATCGCACGCGTAGTATGTTTTTGCGAGAAAAGAGATGAAAAAGACTTTGTGCTTTGGAAATTTGACGAGAAATGGTACGAGAGCCCATTTGGCAAGGGTCGCCCTGGCTGGCACACCGAGTGCGTGGCGATGATAAGGGAGTTTTTAAGCGATAAAGAAAATGATAAATTTGAGATCGACATCCACGCTGGTGGCATCGACCTACTCTTTCCGCACCACGAAAACGAGGCAAGCCAGTGCAGATGCGCTTATCATAAAAATTTGAGCAAATACTGGATGCACAACGGCTTTATAAAAGCAAATAACGAAAAGATGAGCAAGAGCCTAAATAACAGCTTTTTCGTAAAGGACGCCCTAAAAAACGTTCATGGCGAAGTGCTTAGATATTACTTGCTTACGAGCCATTACAGAGCTCATTTTAACTATTCAGATGAAGATCTAGTAGCTTCAAAAAAGAGACTTGATAAAATTTACCGCCTCAAAAAAAGAGTTGATAGCGTGCAAGCTGGCATGGCTAATGAGAACTTTAAAAATGAGCTGCTTGAGGCGCTAAGTGATGATCTAAACGCTTCAAAAGCGCTTGCAAGCGTCGATGAGTTTGTAAAAACGGCAAATGAAAGACTTGATAACAACCCAAAAGATAAAGCATATAAGGCCGAAGTGGTGGCAAATTTAGAGTTAATAGGCGAAATTTTAGGCATTGCTATCACAAACTATGTGGAGTATTTTCAGTTTGGTGTAAGCGATGAGCAAAAAGAGCAGATAAAAAGGCTTCTTGATGAGCGCGCGGTAGCTAAAAAAGAGAGAAATTTTGCAAGGGCTGATGAGATAAGAGATGAGTTAGCAAAGATGAATATCTCTATCATGGACACGCCAAATGGCGCAGTTTGGGAGAGAAATAATGAATAA
- a CDS encoding flagellar assembly protein A, which yields MSENVQENERFLPPTQIQTSTPYLSLKELSKQYSVPVEFIDFKLSNILTYYKNKDNVEPVFVPEENLSFFDDNTFYLDETLEIEQVYDVEFFDVRLNATPKLPKIDIGVNSTITKVIAKVRASKECEYEQHYEDKLYEYIAKQLMKAQILIGIRIGKLKEELKQISSIIHVKGELDKDYTLNLTQGINPKKAIDAKIIYYYKDKLDGLKDEDKVDYADRGFVFGVAKDEVIMEEKKSHEGANGRDVRGKLIEVAKPKEESEKEISISENIERVENDESVKYIAKKAGYVVEKNGSFDIEERIEINEANFKTTGSIQAGTDTNVTLVVRETDTIKDAIGTGIIVEADEIEVKGNVGANAMVKANDVNIGGQTHQKAKIYAKHAKISIHIGKVEAESVEIDRLEGGTVIAKRVKINSVVGGSITAQNIQIDTLGSNCTITASHLIDVRYLRGTDNKFIIDASKMPESAEATQDQLSKIESTKSELATLLKNIESKKNVINENKDSIYTIKAKIEELSKAKVIPPVTFMKKLKEYQGLVNEYNTLLRIFKEKKELLADLKDELEIMQNGIFSAKVINRGNWIELNEIRFVIVDPPQNVTYISKQNETAHVITLDKFDNGGEVEYKIKKSNKLEDYADINFMEQKVK from the coding sequence TTGAGCGAGAACGTGCAAGAAAACGAGAGATTTTTACCGCCAACGCAAATTCAAACTTCAACACCTTATCTATCGCTTAAAGAGCTAAGCAAACAATATAGCGTCCCGGTAGAATTTATAGATTTTAAACTCTCAAATATCTTAACTTACTACAAAAATAAAGACAACGTCGAGCCAGTTTTTGTCCCTGAGGAAAATTTAAGCTTTTTTGATGACAACACATTTTATCTTGACGAGACGCTAGAGATCGAGCAGGTCTATGACGTGGAGTTTTTTGACGTTAGGCTAAATGCCACGCCAAAGCTACCAAAGATCGATATCGGCGTAAATTCAACCATAACAAAGGTCATCGCAAAGGTTAGAGCGAGCAAAGAGTGCGAATACGAGCAGCACTACGAAGATAAGCTTTATGAATACATTGCTAAGCAGCTCATGAAAGCTCAAATTTTAATAGGCATAAGGATCGGCAAGCTAAAAGAGGAGCTAAAGCAAATCTCCTCAATAATCCACGTAAAAGGCGAGCTTGACAAGGACTACACGCTAAATTTAACCCAAGGCATCAACCCTAAAAAAGCGATCGATGCTAAGATCATCTACTACTACAAAGATAAGCTTGATGGGTTAAAAGACGAGGATAAGGTTGATTACGCTGATAGGGGCTTTGTCTTTGGCGTGGCAAAAGATGAAGTGATAATGGAGGAGAAAAAGTCACACGAGGGCGCAAATGGACGTGACGTAAGAGGCAAGCTCATAGAGGTTGCAAAGCCAAAAGAAGAGAGCGAAAAAGAGATAAGCATAAGCGAAAATATCGAGCGCGTAGAAAATGATGAGAGTGTAAAATATATCGCTAAAAAAGCAGGTTACGTGGTCGAGAAAAACGGCTCTTTTGACATAGAAGAGCGCATAGAGATAAATGAAGCAAATTTTAAAACGACTGGCTCGATCCAAGCAGGCACCGACACAAACGTCACATTAGTAGTTCGCGAAACTGACACGATCAAAGACGCTATCGGCACTGGCATCATCGTCGAGGCTGACGAGATCGAAGTAAAGGGAAACGTCGGCGCAAATGCGATGGTTAAGGCAAATGATGTAAATATCGGCGGACAAACTCACCAAAAGGCTAAAATTTACGCCAAACACGCCAAAATTTCTATCCACATCGGCAAGGTAGAGGCCGAAAGCGTCGAGATAGATAGGCTTGAAGGTGGCACTGTTATAGCAAAAAGAGTGAAGATAAATAGCGTAGTTGGTGGCTCTATAACAGCTCAAAATATCCAGATAGACACGCTTGGCTCAAACTGCACCATCACAGCCTCGCACCTAATCGACGTTAGATATCTAAGAGGCACTGATAATAAATTTATAATTGACGCTAGCAAGATGCCTGAGAGTGCGGAGGCTACGCAAGATCAGCTAAGCAAGATCGAAAGCACCAAGTCTGAGCTAGCTACGCTTCTAAAAAACATAGAGAGCAAGAAAAATGTCATCAACGAGAACAAAGACTCGATCTATACGATAAAAGCTAAGATCGAGGAGCTCTCAAAGGCAAAGGTGATACCGCCAGTTACGTTTATGAAAAAGCTAAAAGAGTATCAAGGGCTCGTTAATGAATATAACACCTTGCTTAGAATTTTCAAAGAGAAAAAAGAGCTTTTGGCTGATCTAAAAGATGAGCTTGAGATCATGCAAAATGGCATATTCTCAGCCAAAGTGATAAACAGAGGAAACTGGATCGAGCTAAATGAGATAAGATTTGTCATCGTCGATCCTCCGCAAAATGTCACCTACATATCGAAGCAAAACGAGACTGCTCACGTCATCACGCTAGATAAATTTGATAACGGCGGCGAGGTTGAGTACAAGATCAAAAAGTCAAACAAACTTGAAGACTACGCGGATATAAATTTCATGGAACAAAAGGTTAAATGA
- a CDS encoding thiamine-phosphate kinase, which translates to MDKENFTIERFSNAYIGDDAAVAGKMVFSKDIFAQNSHFKLGWLSLEETGYKAMIVNFSDTIVMNAKPKFALLGLSLPKSFTPRQISELSRGINRACEEFGVKIIGGDTISSPILNISVSVIGELKGRAVLRKNAKFGDLVAFTGKLGGSQKGLNSLLRLAQISKNSRFKRPILRDKFFYKAAHLLNSAMDISDGLNTDLGKLLKASKKGAKFTKKLSKFELSSGEEYEVLFTFSPKNLSAIKRIAAKTRTKINIFAKISHKRLRQNARSHHF; encoded by the coding sequence ATGGATAAAGAAAATTTCACGATTGAACGCTTTAGTAACGCATATATCGGCGATGACGCGGCGGTTGCCGGCAAAATGGTCTTTAGCAAGGACATTTTTGCGCAAAATTCGCATTTTAAGCTTGGCTGGCTAAGCCTTGAAGAGACCGGCTACAAGGCGATGATCGTAAATTTTTCAGATACGATCGTGATGAATGCTAAGCCTAAATTTGCCCTTCTTGGGCTTAGTCTGCCAAAGAGCTTCACGCCTCGGCAGATCAGCGAGCTAAGTAGGGGCATAAATAGGGCGTGCGAGGAGTTTGGCGTAAAGATAATAGGCGGTGACACGATAAGTAGCCCCATTTTAAACATAAGCGTCAGCGTGATCGGCGAGCTAAAGGGCAGGGCAGTGCTTAGAAAAAATGCTAAATTTGGCGATCTTGTTGCATTTACAGGCAAGCTTGGAGGCAGCCAAAAGGGACTAAACTCGCTTCTAAGACTGGCTCAAATTTCTAAAAACTCACGCTTTAAAAGACCTATCTTAAGAGATAAATTTTTTTACAAAGCAGCTCATCTGCTAAATTCCGCCATGGATATCTCAGACGGGCTAAATACCGACCTTGGCAAGCTTTTAAAGGCTAGCAAAAAGGGCGCTAAATTTACAAAAAAACTAAGCAAATTTGAGCTTAGTAGCGGCGAGGAGTATGAGGTTTTATTTACCTTTAGTCCTAAAAATTTAAGCGCTATAAAAAGGATCGCCGCAAAAACTAGGACAAAGATCAACATCTTTGCAAAAATTTCACACAAAAGGTTAAGACAAAATGCAAGAAGCCACCACTTTTAA
- the ruvA gene encoding Holliday junction branch migration protein RuvA, producing the protein MIKAIEGVVTKKEPAFAILKTNSGVSYGIFISLFCSAKLSKGEKAELAITQIIREDANLLYGFLDANEQKMFEMLIKLNGIGASTAMAVCSSLSSQAFTNAIISGDADTFKSVPGIGPKTARRIIAELSDAKLISDESVLSYQNEALLALEALGFKREKIVKILPDCKSENTSDLIKEALKKLG; encoded by the coding sequence ATGATAAAAGCAATCGAAGGCGTCGTTACAAAAAAAGAGCCTGCATTTGCCATACTTAAGACAAATAGCGGCGTAAGTTATGGGATTTTCATCTCGCTTTTTTGCTCAGCAAAACTTAGTAAAGGCGAAAAGGCCGAGCTCGCCATAACGCAGATCATAAGAGAGGACGCAAATTTGCTCTACGGCTTTTTAGACGCAAACGAGCAAAAGATGTTTGAGATGCTTATAAAGCTAAATGGCATCGGAGCTAGCACAGCGATGGCGGTTTGCTCAAGCCTTAGCTCTCAGGCATTTACAAACGCCATAATAAGCGGCGATGCGGACACTTTTAAAAGCGTGCCAGGCATCGGACCAAAGACAGCTAGGCGCATAATAGCTGAGCTAAGTGACGCAAAACTAATAAGTGACGAGAGCGTGCTAAGCTACCAAAATGAGGCACTTTTGGCACTTGAGGCGCTTGGCTTTAAGCGTGAAAAGATAGTGAAAATTTTGCCTGATTGTAAGAGTGAAAACACGAGTGATCTTATAAAAGAGGCACTTAAAAAACTAGGATAA
- a CDS encoding alpha/beta fold hydrolase: MASRVVKYGSDEYEISYEVVNPKCKKVVLFLHGWGANKEIMKKAFGHYLSEFCHVYIDMPGFGKSSIFKPLRTSDYAKIVANFCDELQIKPDIIAGHSFGGKVATLLKPPYLVLLSSAGIVVKKPFIVRAKIAIFKILKIFGFGKFYKLFATKDVSGMSRVMYETLKNVVDEDFTKHFADFDGRAFIFWGENDKATPVTSGESIDRLIKNSSFFPLSGDHFFFLLHAKFISDEIEKGIKFEPNEAKNVVLDDDESGIEEIR; the protein is encoded by the coding sequence ATGGCGAGTAGGGTGGTAAAATACGGCTCAGACGAGTACGAGATCAGCTACGAAGTAGTAAATCCAAAATGCAAAAAAGTAGTGCTTTTCTTGCACGGCTGGGGCGCAAACAAAGAGATAATGAAAAAGGCTTTTGGGCACTATCTAAGCGAGTTTTGCCACGTATATATCGACATGCCAGGCTTTGGTAAAAGCTCCATTTTTAAGCCATTAAGAACAAGTGACTACGCAAAAATCGTTGCAAATTTCTGTGACGAGCTACAAATAAAACCAGACATCATCGCAGGACATAGCTTTGGCGGCAAGGTCGCAACGCTTCTAAAACCACCATATCTAGTGCTTTTAAGCTCAGCTGGCATAGTCGTCAAAAAGCCATTTATCGTGCGAGCAAAGATAGCGATATTTAAAATTTTAAAGATATTTGGCTTTGGTAAATTTTACAAACTCTTTGCCACAAAAGATGTGAGCGGCATGAGCAGAGTGATGTATGAAACCCTAAAAAACGTCGTTGATGAGGATTTTACAAAGCATTTTGCTGACTTTGACGGCAGGGCTTTTATATTTTGGGGAGAAAATGACAAGGCAACGCCTGTAACAAGCGGCGAGAGCATAGATAGACTTATCAAAAATAGCTCATTTTTCCCACTTAGTGGCGATCACTTTTTCTTTTTGCTCCACGCTAAATTTATAAGCGACGAGATAGAAAAAGGGATAAAATTTGAGCCAAATGAGGCAAAAAATGTCGTGCTAGATGACGATGAGAGCGGGATCGAGGAGATAAGATGA